A stretch of the Chanos chanos chromosome 1, fChaCha1.1, whole genome shotgun sequence genome encodes the following:
- the fbxo33 gene encoding F-box only protein 33: MALCGSVGALALPSELIVHIFSFLSDRDKLRASAVCSRWRECLFYPALWTELKLRVGGGTNGGGSGSEETPRLEFLMRKFGSFVRELRLEFAPVEGYLSPIQGMDGRMESVESDPQFPERWKDAMITYLDQVLCVLSSLRNNRNLQKLSLYGDTCILQDEGILDSSCLNQVDQGGKKIKEIQQLFEEILSNSRQMKWLSSAFMLGVVTPCSLASLSNPSADTLEHLSLLDNQLPSLVTTVELERLVHLHSLSLDFCDFTSDMCRLLAGSDRAPLHRLSLLLNGAALEAKPLDGTAGEDDWKALVRRSANLRVYLMALDACSQDLLRVLKPSIPLERIHLDSYNTLVTDGVVELISQQYHKTLTHFILMRDDSGFPDLSVNRNEDPLVLLAWRCVHLAVLIIHGYTVWSHNLVAISRLRGSNLKVLAVSEESIDFDPDQSVFIEGDPVHNLVKEVSLGLGRVWHPSMDNGLVLSEPTQHFHREMQSFSEGM; this comes from the exons ATGGCTCTGTGCGGGAGTGTCGGAGCCTTGGCTTTGCCCAGCGAGCTTATTGTtcacatattttctttcttgtccGACCGAGATAAGCTTCGGGCCTCGGCTGTGTGTTCTCGTTGGAGGGAGTGTCTGTTTTACCCTGCGCTGTGGACGGAGCTCAAGTTGCGTGTTGGTGGTGGCACAAACGGCGGTGGCTCCGGATCTGAGGAAACTCCAAGATTAGAATTTCTCATGCGCAAATTCGGCTCCTTTGTTCGTGAGCTGAGGCTGGAGTTCGCCCCAGTGGAAGGATATCTTAGCCCTATACAAGGAATGGACGGCAGAATGGAGTCTGTCGAAAGCGACCCACAGTTTCCTGAACGCTGGAAAGATGCAATGATCACATATTTGGACCAGGTGTTGTGTGTACTCAGTAGTCTTCGTAATAACAG GAATCTCCAGAAATTGAGTCTGTATGGTGACACGTGTATCCTGCAGGATGAGGGCATTTTGGACAGCTCCTGTCTTAACCAGGTTGACCAGGGTGGCAAGAAAATCAAAGA GATCCAGCAGCTGTTTGAAGAGATCCTGTCCAACAGTAGGCAGATGAAATGGCTATCCTCTGCCTTCATGCTAGGCGTGGTGACTCCGTGCTCTCTCGCCTCACTGTCTAACCCCAGCGCGGACACCCTGGAGCATCTGAGTCTGTTAGATAACCAGCTGCCCAGTCTCGTGACCACCGTTGAGCTCGAACGCCTTGTTCACCTACACTCTCTGTCCCTCGATTTCTGCGACTTCACCTCCGATATGTGTCGTCTCCTGGCGGGCAGCGACCGCGCCCCTCTCCAccgtctgtctctcctcctcaacGGCGCCGCTCTCGAGGCCAAACCGCTGGATGGCACGGCCGGCGAGGACGACTGGAAGGCCCTCGTGCGTCGCAGCGCGAACCTGCGTGTTTACCTGATGGCCTTAGATGCGTGCAGCCAAGATCTGTTGCGTGTGCTGAAGCCAAGCATCCCCCTGGAGCGGATCCATCTGGATAGCTACAACACGCTGGTGACAGATGGTGTGGTGGAGCTGATTTCTCAGCAGTACCACAAGACCCTCACTCACTTCATCCTGATGAGGGATGACTCCGGCTTTCCCGACCTGAGTGTCAACCGTAATGAAGACCCGCTGGTCCTGCTGGCCTGGCGCTGTGTGCACCTCGCTGTTCTGATAATCCACG GTTACACGGTGTGGTCCCACAACCTGGTGGCCATATCTCGCTTGCGCGGGTCCAACCTCAAGGTTCTGGCGGTTTCGGAGGAGAGCATCGACTTCGACCCAGACCAGTCCGTGTTCATCGAGGGCGACCCCGTCCACAACCTGGTCAAAGAGGTGTCGCTGGGCCTGGGGCGTGTCTGGCATCCATCCATGGACAACGGCTTGGTCCTGAGCGAGCCCACGCAGCACTTCCACCGAGAGATGCAGAGCTTTAGTGAGGGCATGTAA
- the fam177a1 gene encoding protein FAM177A1 — MSLSLYLTNVNVSLGQTMDIDKNSGVAKDFENVELGDVGVNKQPKIPRRTIYFASGETMEEYSTDEEEEEEPVKNNAMNTVDPTKLTWGPYFWFQMWRVATSTISVCDYLGERLASLLGITSPKYQYAIDEYYRIKKEEEEEEEDNRLSEEAERRFQEQLSQDGQQPKTEQPEATPSFVNVTFELEQEPHSTADANKVPAPIPSS, encoded by the exons atgTCACTGTCGTTGTATTTAACAAACGTTAATGTGTCTTTGGGACAAACTATGGACATAGATAAG AATTCCGGTGTGGCGAAGGACTTTGAAAATGTTGAACTTGGGGATGTGGGAGTAAACAAGCAGCCGAAGATACCACGAAGAACGATCTACTTTGCCAGTGGAGAAACCATGGAGGAATACAGcacagatgaagaggaagaggaagaaccAGTGAAAAACAATGCTATGAACACAGTTGATcct ACTAAGTTGACCTGGGGGCCATACTTTTGGTTTCAGATGTGGAGGGTTGCTACCTCCACCATCTCAG TCTGTGACTATCTTGGTGAAAGACTGGCTTCGCTGCTTGGCATCACGTCACCTAAATACCAGTATGCAATTGATGAGTACTACAGGATAAAGAAAGAG gaggaagaggaagaggaagataaCCGTCTCTCTGAAGAGGCCGAACGGCGCTTTCAGGAGCAGCTCAGCCAGGATGGACAGCAGCCAAAGACAGAGCAGCCGGAGGCTACTCCCTCATTTGTGAATGTTACTTTTGAACTGGAGCAGGAACCACATAGCACAGCTGATGCTAACAAAGTCCCTGCCCCAATTCCTTCCTCTTAA